In Pyricularia oryzae 70-15 chromosome 2, whole genome shotgun sequence, one genomic interval encodes:
- a CDS encoding osmosensing histidine protein kinase SLN1, with protein MRIAIREQLALLVVLATLVALAIVSIPVWIYVHQFIIGVQENALSLTASLKAARIAAEIDLLQTTCSTIASRVLVQRALLNFYNGSSSPSLWDEARIDVENALNLPGQPDLLQARIYSRNSTGSSSTGLMATTSTMFHDIKLPYNKPDGTSAMLGNDSYGFPPMLYPNITYTDTGEPSPIAPDTNIFFADAFPGIRLTQGLFLGPLVINDTYALVSLTVAVRGNADKLILGYMTLVASASNLILIRNSPEGLGNSGLTLLFGPNETYNRFNYTDPPVTNSTYKIPDTFKFAKTKIHFVLPPTKPNGTADRHLKHSFDSGNYNEEFELGSYPAVFESLTTFNRRAVNNAMANLWTTNEQGVDVSVGTARPKSQYVDWVVVVEQDRAEALQAITTLRTILLGCVFGAAGLMFLLIFPCAHFSVRPIRDLKIATEKSIMPPGYDDYHGGTSENPGSGVLSSLSEKGWLGAIIRRTRHKLGIPARRQRRESDQDESLTQRQVFKIPGKVQDRKHYITDELTELTTTFNEMTDELYKQYSSLDDKVAERTRELEISKKAAEAANESKTLFIANISHELKTPLNGIMGMCAVCMEETDVTRIKQSLKTLYKSGDLLLHLLEDLLSFSKNQIGHQISLEERDFRLGDIRQQLLSIFDKQVRESGTHFTVEFVGHDILDFYQYPISSERQSMEKTRLPALGPAGAGRLKDMCLWGDQHRILQVIINLVSNSLKFTPSGGKVQLRIRCVEEIEQINATGDNSRSSSFSKSGSARPGRPRHRVGSSSAQSAASTKGVSTPGTTGTALAINPMDPKTVPHIQVRERSLSPPPPGAKAFLFEFEVEDSGPGIPEHMQARVFEPFVQGDLGLSKKYGGTGLGLSICQQLATLMGGNITLRSTVGVGSVFTMRIPLKYVKDRPSSTASSSIKSRPQSLVSTDGDTTNVRVVSHSKSAPDGKHASVLDNKPRLVGLSHPFFSPTQATAPKLSTEDHKANLNEKIAKAVAAKGGNKLRVLVADDNSTNVEVVSKMLRLEHVSDVTVASDGQEALEVVKANMENNLYFDLIFMDVQMPNLDGLQSTRLIRQMGYSAPIVALTAFSEESNVKECMESGMNEFLAKPIRRPALKQVLRKFATIPEEPEDGRRTTPPTSAKNVVTDSHGTKSSVRTEVAETKREDLPNGNGNAVVGPDNNSSSVLISKPPLPPMNGAAVAT; from the exons ATGAGGATCGCCATCCGCGAGCAGCTCGCCCTGCTCGTCGTGTTGGCCACTCTGGTTGCCCTTGCTATCGTCTCGATACCTGTCTGGATATATGTTCACCAATTCATAATTGGCGTTCAAGAAAATGCCCTCAGCTTGACTGCGTCACTCAAAGCTGCTCGCATAGCCGCCGAGATCGACCTCCTGCAGACGACATGCTCTACCATCGCTTCCCGGGTACTGGTTCAGCGTGCGCTGTTGAACTTTTACAATGGGTCTTCGTCGCCAAGCTTGTGGGATGAAGCCAGGATTGATGTTGAAAACGCGCTCAACTTACCTGGCCAGCCCGATCTCTTGCAAGCTCGCATCTACTCCCGGAACTCGACGGGGTCCTCGTCAACTGGTCTTATGGCGACCACATCGACCATGTTCCACGACATCAAACTTCCATACAACAAACCCGATGGTACTTCTGCAATGCTGGGCAACGACAGCTACGGCTTCCCGCCTATGCTTTACCCCAATATTACATACACGGACACGGGCGAGCCGAGTCCCATCGCTCCCGATACGAACATATTCTTCGCCGATGCATTTCCCGGAATACGCCTGACGCAGGGGCTGTTCCTTGGCCCTCTTGTCATCAATGATACCTACGCCCTGGTCTCGCTCACCGTCGCCGTCCGGGGCAACGCCGACAAGCTTATTCTCGGCTACATGACCCTCGTTGCTTCGGCATCGAATCTTATCCTCATCAGGAACTCCCCCGAGGGGCTCGGCAATAGTGGGCTGACGCTCTTGTTTGGACCTAATGAGACGTATAATAGGTTCAACTATACCGACCCTCCGGTGACCAACAGCACTTACAAGATCCCAGACACTTTCAAATTTGCCAAGACAAAGATACACTTCGTACTGCCACCTACGAAGCCAAACGGCACAGCTGACCGACATCTTAAGCACAGCTTTGACAGCGGTAATTACAACGAAGAGTTTGAGCTCGGGAGTTATCCTGCCGTCTTCGAAAGTTTGACAACGTTCAACCGACGGGCTGTCAATAACGCCATGGCAAACCTTTGGACGACTAACGAGCAAGGGGTAGACGTGTCGGTTGGTACGGCGCGGCCAAAATCGCAGTACGTCGACTGGGTGGTTGTGGTGGAGCAAGACAGGGCCGAAGCGCTGCAGGCTATAACTACTCTGCGAACCATCTTGCTTGGTTGTGTGTTTGGCGCCGCTGGCCTCATGTTCCTACTCATCTTCCCTTGCGCGCACTTTAGTGTGCGACCGATTCGCGATCTCAAGATTGCAACGGAAAAGTCGATAATGCCTCCAGGCTATGACGATTATCACGGCGGTACGAGTGAGAACCCCGGTTCTGGGGTCCTTTCATCACTTTCAGAAAAGGGATGGCTCGGAGCCATTATTAGGAGGACGAGGCATAAGCTAGGGATTCCCGCCAGGAGACAGCGGCGGGAATCTGATCAGGACGAAAGCCTGACACAGCGTCAAGTGTTCAAGATTCCTGGAAAGGTTCAGGATCGCAAACACTACATAACAGACGAGCTGACAGAGCTCACTACCACTTTCAACGAGATGACGGATGAACTTTACAAACAGTACTCGTCCCTTGACGACAAGGTCGCCGAGAGGACGAGGGAGCTTGAGATCAGTAAAAAGGCCGCAGAGGCGGCCAACGAGAGCAAGACGCTCTTTATCGCAAACATTTCACACGAGCTCAAGACGCCTCTCAACGGCATCATGGGCATGTGCGCCGTGTGCATGGAGGAGACGGACGTTACGCGCATCAAACAATCCCTCAAGACGCTCTACAAGTCTGGCGACTTACTGCTGCACCTCCTTGAGGATCTTTTGAGCTTTTCAAAGAACCAGATCGGACATCAGATCAGCCTGGAAGAGCGAGACTTCCGCTTGGGCGATATTCGGCAGCAGCTTTTGTCGATCTTTGACAAACAGGTTCGCGAGAGCGGCACGCACTTCACGGTGGAGTTTGTGGGTCACGATATACTCGACTTTTACCAGTACCCAATCAGTTCTGAAAGGCAAAGCATGGAAAAGACAAGACTGCCTGCTCTCGGGCCTGCGGGTGCCGGCAGGTTGAAGGACATGTGCCTGTGGGGAGATCAACACAGGATTCTCCAGGTGATCATCAACCTGGTCAGCAACAGCCTGAAGTTCACACCTTCAGGAGGCAAGGTGCAACTAAGGATACGATGTGTAGAAGAGATCGAGCAGATCAACGCGACCGGCGACAACAGTCGCTCTTCGTCATTTTCGAAGAGCGGATCCGCAAGGCCAGGACGCCCACGGCACCGGGTAGGCTCGTCGTCAGCACAATCGGCAGCCTCAACCAAGGGCGTCTCAACGCCAGGCACGACAGGAACTGCGCTGGCCATCAACCCGATGGACCCCAAAACTGTACCACACATCCAGGTACGCGAGCGGTCCCTGTCGCCGCCTCCACCAGGAGCCAAGGCCTTCCTGTTCGAGTTCGAGGTTGAGGACTCTGGTCCTGGTATACCAGAGCATATGCAAGCCCGTGTGTTTGAGCCTTTTGTACAGGGCGACTTGGGACTTAGCAAGAAGTATGGAGGCACCGGGCTAGGGCTGAGCATTTGCCAGCAGCTTGCCACGCTGATGGGTGGAAACATTACGCTGAGGAGTACTGTTGGTGTTGGGTCGGTCTTTACGATGAGGATACCGCTGAAATACGTAAAGGACAG ACCATCCAGCACAGCCTCTAGCAGCATAAAGTCTCGCCCACAGAGCTTGGTCTCTACTGATGGTGACACCACCAACGTGCGTGTGGTATCACATAGCAAGTCTGCTCCAGACGGAAAGCACGCTTCAGTATTAGACAACAAGCCGCGCCTCGTAGGACTGAGCCATCCGTTCTTCTCGCCAACCCAAGCGACGGCACCAAAGCTATCGACAGAAGATCACAAAGCCAACTTGAACGAAAAGATTGCCAAGGCAGTCGCGGCAAAAGGCGGCAACAAGCTTCGCGTTCTCGTCGCCGACGACAACTCAACAAATGTCGAGGTCGTTTCCAAGATGCTTCGGTTAGAGCACGTCTCTGACGTCACGGTCGCCTCGGACGGGCAGGAAGCCCTAGAGGTGGTGAAGGCTAACATGGAGAACAACCTCTACTTCGATCTCATCTTCATGGACGTGCAGATGCCCAACCTGGACGGATTACAATCCACGCGGCTGATCCGGCAGATGGGCTACAGCGCACCCATCGTGGCGCTGACAGCCTTCAGCGAGGAGAGCAACGTCAAGGAGTGCATGGAGAGCGGAATGAACGAGTTCTTGGCCAAGCCTATCCGCAGGCCCGCGTTGAAGCAGGTCTTGCGGAAGTTTGCCACCATTCCTGAGGAGCCCGAAGATGGCCGGCGGACGACACCACCTACGAGTGCCAAAAACGTCGTTACCGATTCCCACGGGACCAAGTCATCAGTACGCACTGAGGTTGCCGAGACGAAACGCGAAGACCTGCCAAACGGCAACGGCAATGCTGTAGTCGGGCCGGataacaacagcagcagcgtctTGATCTCCAAGCCTCCATTACCTCCTATGAACGGTGCTGCTGTGGCGACGTGA